A region of Salinibacter sp. 10B DNA encodes the following proteins:
- the rpsI gene encoding 30S ribosomal protein S9 yields the protein MTQFQAIGRRKTATARVYLRPGDGSSFEINGDDADEYFPNPWRRRTLDQPFDVTDTIGQFNVKVNASGGGLTGQAEAIRLGIARALVEYDEELRGPLRDAGYLTRDDRMVERKKYGQPGARKKSQYSKR from the coding sequence ATGACGCAATTCCAGGCCATCGGCCGTCGAAAGACCGCGACGGCGCGGGTCTATCTGCGCCCCGGCGATGGATCCAGCTTTGAGATCAATGGGGACGACGCGGACGAGTACTTCCCGAATCCCTGGCGCCGCCGCACGCTCGACCAGCCGTTCGACGTGACTGATACGATTGGTCAGTTCAACGTGAAGGTCAATGCGTCCGGGGGCGGACTGACCGGCCAGGCCGAGGCCATTCGGCTCGGCATTGCCCGGGCCCTCGTGGAGTACGACGAGGAGCTGCGCGGCCCGCTCCGCGATGCCGGCTATCTGACCCGCGACGACCGGATGGTCGAGCGCAAGAAGTACGGCCAGCCCGGTGCCCGGAAGAAGAGCCAGTACAGCAAACGTTAG